A window of the Desulfatirhabdium butyrativorans DSM 18734 genome harbors these coding sequences:
- a CDS encoding DsrE family protein, translating into MKKIALFVFNGDPMCFIHVLLNALDMKERGDEPRIVLEGASTKLLPELVLTDHPLHGLWEKVKAAGLVAGVCKACSRKLGSFEEAQRQGLVILDDMNGHPGIAGFQQNGYEIITF; encoded by the coding sequence ATGAAAAAAATCGCTCTATTTGTGTTCAATGGTGATCCGATGTGTTTCATCCATGTCTTGCTCAATGCGCTCGACATGAAGGAGAGGGGCGATGAACCGCGAATCGTTCTGGAAGGGGCTTCGACAAAACTCCTGCCGGAGCTTGTCCTGACAGATCACCCATTGCACGGCCTCTGGGAAAAGGTGAAGGCCGCCGGGCTGGTGGCCGGGGTCTGCAAGGCATGCTCGAGGAAACTCGGAAGCTTTGAAGAAGCCCAGCGCCAGGGATTGGTCATTCTGGATGACATGAACGGTCATCCGGGTATTGCCGGGTTCCAGCAAAACGGATACGAAATCATCACGTTTTAG
- the rfbD gene encoding dTDP-4-dehydrorhamnose reductase — protein sequence MKILVTGSRGQLGTEILRQAQDMKFSYRGVDLPEWDITVRDQVEEVVAGYRPDVVINAAAYTQVDKAETEPETARAVNADAALYVAEACARHGVPLIHISTDFVFDGAKTVPYIEDDPIGPLSVYGSSKAAGESHVRNRLDRHLIVRTSWLYGVYGNNFVKTMLRLASERETLRVVDDQLGCPTCAADLAAALLALCKAAVADSDVAWGTYHYCGEGVTSWYGLAKEAIQMAASRISLRMKTIEPIPTEQYPTPAKRPAYSALNCEKIRNAFGIRPRPWRESLRETVDGILQGASVSDLGAK from the coding sequence ATGAAAATCCTGGTAACCGGTTCGAGGGGGCAACTGGGAACGGAAATCCTGCGGCAGGCGCAGGATATGAAATTCTCCTACCGCGGGGTGGATCTTCCCGAATGGGACATCACCGTCAGGGATCAGGTCGAAGAGGTGGTGGCGGGCTACAGACCGGATGTCGTGATCAATGCCGCCGCCTATACCCAGGTGGACAAGGCGGAGACGGAACCGGAAACGGCCAGGGCGGTAAACGCCGATGCCGCCCTGTATGTGGCCGAAGCCTGTGCGCGGCATGGTGTGCCACTGATCCATATTTCGACGGATTTCGTGTTTGACGGGGCCAAAACCGTACCCTACATCGAAGACGATCCGATCGGTCCGCTGAGTGTTTACGGCAGCAGCAAGGCAGCGGGCGAATCCCATGTCCGCAATCGCCTCGATCGCCATTTGATTGTTCGCACAAGCTGGCTCTATGGGGTTTACGGCAACAATTTCGTCAAGACGATGCTGCGGCTGGCCTCGGAGCGGGAAACGCTGCGGGTCGTGGACGATCAACTGGGTTGCCCGACCTGCGCAGCGGATCTGGCGGCGGCCCTGCTGGCGCTGTGCAAGGCGGCTGTCGCCGATTCGGATGTTGCCTGGGGAACCTACCATTATTGCGGAGAGGGTGTGACGTCCTGGTATGGCCTGGCAAAGGAGGCCATCCAGATGGCGGCATCCCGGATTTCGTTGCGGATGAAAACGATCGAGCCCATCCCGACGGAACAGTATCCCACACCCGCCAAACGGCCGGCCTATTCGGCGCTGAACTGTGAAAAAATCCGAAATGCCTTCGGCATCCGGCCAAGACCCTGGCGGGAAAGCCTGCGGGAAACGGTTGATGGTATCCTGCAGGGAGCCTCCGTTTCGGATCTTGGGGCGAAATAG
- the rfbC gene encoding dTDP-4-dehydrorhamnose 3,5-epimerase translates to MNVIPTAIPDVLLIEPKVFSDARGYFMETYHRQRYRESGIPCEFVQDNLSFSVQGTLRGLHYQMRHPQAKLVQVICGEVFDVAVDLRIGSASFGQWVGERLSAENKRQLFIPEGFAHGFCVLSETAIFLYKCSDVYDPQGEGGLLWSDPAVGITWPVDEPLLSPKDGRFPLLKDIPEQMLFRKGDD, encoded by the coding sequence GTGAATGTCATTCCAACAGCCATTCCAGATGTCCTGCTCATCGAGCCCAAGGTGTTTTCGGATGCCCGGGGGTATTTCATGGAGACCTATCATCGGCAGCGCTACCGCGAATCCGGCATTCCCTGCGAATTCGTTCAGGACAATCTGTCCTTTTCCGTACAGGGCACCCTGAGGGGGTTGCATTACCAGATGCGTCACCCGCAGGCCAAGCTCGTTCAGGTCATCTGCGGCGAAGTGTTCGATGTGGCCGTCGATCTGCGCATCGGATCTGCGAGCTTTGGCCAGTGGGTCGGCGAGCGGCTGAGCGCCGAGAACAAACGCCAGTTGTTCATCCCGGAAGGGTTTGCCCATGGATTTTGTGTGCTGAGCGAGACGGCGATTTTTCTGTACAAATGCTCCGATGTCTACGATCCCCAAGGGGAGGGCGGGCTGCTTTGGTCCGATCCGGCTGTTGGCATTACCTGGCCTGTCGATGAGCCCCTGCTCTCGCCCAAGGACGGCAGATTTCCGCTGTTGAAGGACATTCCCGAGCAGATGCTTTTTCGAAAAGGAGATGACTGA
- a CDS encoding efflux transporter outer membrane subunit — MKRTIACILLGSVLVISSCSLRQQYVRPEAPVPAEWPSGAAYSPKLGDDAAAMASKLSWDAFFPDECLQWLIQVSLNNNRDLRLAALNVEKARALYGIQRAELYPSLGATGNIDMQRVPADLSSSHTATTQKQYSVNLGISSWEIDFFGRIGSLKDQALETYLASEETRNSAQISLISTVAGAYLTLVADKEALSIAQSTLATQQASYQLILKRLQAGVGTDIDLQRAKTQVDSAQADIWRFTQQIAKDLNALNLVVGKPVDEELLAKDLAGIRPLQPISPGLSSEVLLLRPDIRAAEHRLLAANAQIDAARAALFPRISLTTAIGTASADLGGLFGSGQGTWLFAPQISAPIFDARLWSAYDAARIEGELAIAQYEKAIQSAFREVADALAIRGTIDRQIEIQQSLFQSASRTYELANQRYAQGVDSYLGVLDAQRAMYSAQQGLVQLHLAKLANQVQLYAVLGGGAA; from the coding sequence ATGAAACGGACGATCGCATGCATCCTGTTGGGATCGGTCTTGGTGATTTCGAGCTGTTCCCTGCGTCAACAGTATGTCAGACCCGAGGCGCCTGTTCCTGCTGAATGGCCTTCAGGCGCAGCTTATTCCCCGAAGTTGGGTGATGATGCGGCAGCCATGGCTTCAAAGCTGAGCTGGGATGCCTTTTTTCCGGATGAATGTCTCCAATGGCTGATTCAGGTATCGCTGAACAACAACCGGGACCTTCGACTGGCTGCGCTCAACGTGGAAAAAGCCCGGGCGCTGTATGGCATCCAGAGGGCCGAGCTTTACCCTTCTCTGGGAGCGACCGGAAACATCGATATGCAGCGGGTACCGGCCGATCTTTCCTCCTCGCATACCGCAACGACCCAGAAGCAATACAGTGTCAATCTGGGGATTTCCTCCTGGGAAATCGATTTCTTCGGGCGAATCGGAAGCCTGAAGGATCAGGCCCTGGAAACCTATCTGGCAAGCGAGGAAACCCGGAATAGCGCCCAGATTTCGCTGATTTCCACAGTTGCAGGCGCCTACCTGACACTGGTTGCCGACAAGGAGGCGCTTTCAATTGCCCAATCCACCCTTGCAACACAGCAGGCATCCTATCAACTGATTCTGAAACGTCTCCAGGCAGGCGTTGGAACCGATATCGACCTGCAGCGCGCCAAAACCCAGGTGGATTCGGCCCAGGCGGATATATGGCGCTTCACCCAGCAGATAGCCAAAGACCTCAACGCCCTGAACCTGGTTGTCGGGAAGCCGGTCGATGAAGAACTGCTCGCCAAGGATTTGGCGGGCATCAGGCCCCTGCAACCCATTTCTCCCGGGCTTTCCTCGGAAGTGCTGCTGCTCCGGCCGGATATTCGGGCTGCAGAGCACCGGCTCCTGGCAGCCAATGCACAAATCGATGCGGCGAGAGCCGCATTGTTTCCACGCATTTCATTGACTACAGCCATCGGAACCGCAAGCGCCGATCTGGGCGGGCTTTTTGGAAGCGGCCAGGGAACATGGCTATTTGCCCCGCAGATTTCGGCACCGATCTTTGACGCAAGGCTCTGGTCCGCATATGATGCCGCCCGGATCGAAGGGGAGCTGGCGATCGCCCAGTACGAAAAGGCCATCCAGAGCGCTTTCCGGGAAGTGGCCGACGCACTGGCCATAAGAGGCACCATCGACAGACAGATCGAAATCCAGCAATCGCTCTTCCAATCCGCCTCCAGAACCTACGAGCTTGCCAATCAGCGATATGCGCAGGGAGTAGACAGCTATCTCGGCGTTCTCGATGCACAACGCGCCATGTATTCCGCCCAGCAGGGGCTGGTGCAGCTTCACCTTGCCAAACTCGCCAATCAGGTGCAATTGTATGCGGTTCTGGGTGGCGGCGCAGCGTAG